A part of Kitasatospora acidiphila genomic DNA contains:
- a CDS encoding helix-turn-helix domain-containing protein, giving the protein MSSGERPLQEVNFLTVAEVASVMRVSKMTVYRLVHSQELPAIRVGRSFRVPEQAVHDYLKDSYVGRQSA; this is encoded by the coding sequence ATGAGTTCAGGCGAACGCCCCCTGCAAGAGGTCAACTTTCTGACCGTGGCGGAAGTCGCCTCGGTCATGAGGGTGTCCAAGATGACGGTCTACCGGTTGGTGCACAGCCAGGAGCTGCCCGCCATCCGGGTCGGCCGCTCCTTCCGAGTGCCCGAACAGGCGGTCCACGACTACCTCAAGGACTCCTATGTCGGGCGGCAGAGCGCCTGA
- a CDS encoding 30S ribosomal protein bS22: protein MGSVIKKRRKRMAKKKHRKLLKRTRVQRRNKK from the coding sequence GTGGGCTCTGTCATCAAGAAGCGTCGCAAGCGTATGGCCAAGAAGAAGCACCGCAAGCTTCTGAAGCGGACCCGCGTTCAGCGTCGCAACAAGAAGTAA
- a CDS encoding NAD-dependent epimerase/dehydratase family protein produces MGKVVLVTGVARQLGARFAERIRREPGVDLVVGVDVLPSDLAAAPAPADPPLAPYVFSRVDLRRPAIAQVLAEHAVDTVVHLNVSGTNPSAVGRATVKEINVIGSMQLFAACQQSALVRRLVVKSTTAVYGATSRDPAVFAERTQPKTLPTGGFAKDAAEVEGYVRSFARRRPDVAVTVLRFANLVGPGADTPLAEYFTLPVLPTVLGRDPRLQFVHMDDAVEVLRLAALEPAPGSPDQPVDRRGTFNVAGDGVLLLTQCARRLGRPTLPMLRPALGWAAALARQTRLVDFAPEQLELLTHGRVVDTTALHEVFGYRPAFSTPEAFADFVAGSSGGPLPPERLVALADRLGGLLTRDRLVDDRS; encoded by the coding sequence GTGGGCAAGGTGGTGCTGGTCACCGGAGTGGCCCGGCAGCTCGGCGCCCGGTTCGCCGAGCGGATCCGCCGCGAGCCCGGGGTCGACCTGGTGGTCGGCGTGGACGTGCTGCCCTCGGACCTTGCGGCCGCGCCAGCGCCCGCCGACCCGCCGCTCGCGCCCTACGTCTTCAGCCGGGTCGACCTGCGCCGCCCGGCGATCGCCCAGGTGCTGGCCGAGCACGCCGTGGACACCGTGGTCCACCTCAACGTCAGCGGCACCAACCCCAGTGCGGTCGGCCGGGCCACGGTCAAGGAGATCAACGTCATCGGCAGCATGCAGCTGTTCGCCGCCTGCCAGCAGTCCGCGCTGGTCCGCCGCCTGGTGGTGAAGTCCACCACCGCGGTCTACGGCGCCACCTCCCGCGACCCCGCGGTCTTCGCCGAACGGACCCAGCCCAAGACCCTGCCGACCGGCGGATTCGCCAAGGACGCCGCCGAAGTCGAGGGCTATGTGCGCTCCTTCGCCCGCCGCCGCCCCGACGTGGCGGTCACCGTGCTGCGGTTCGCCAACCTGGTCGGCCCGGGCGCCGACACCCCGCTCGCCGAGTACTTCACGCTGCCGGTGCTGCCGACCGTGCTCGGCCGCGACCCCCGGCTGCAGTTCGTGCACATGGACGACGCGGTGGAGGTGCTGCGGCTGGCCGCGCTGGAGCCCGCCCCCGGCTCGCCGGACCAGCCGGTCGACCGCCGCGGCACCTTCAACGTGGCCGGCGACGGGGTGCTGCTGCTCACCCAGTGCGCCCGCCGGCTCGGCCGCCCCACCCTGCCGATGCTCCGCCCGGCGCTCGGCTGGGCGGCGGCCCTGGCCCGGCAGACCCGGCTGGTCGACTTCGCCCCCGAGCAGCTGGAGCTGCTGACGCACGGCAGGGTGGTGGACACCACCGCGCTGCACGAAGTCTTCGGCTATCGCCCCGCGTTCAGCACCCCCGAGGCCTTCGCCGACTTCGTCGCAGGCAGCTCCGGGGGGCCGCTGCCGCCGGAGCGGCTGGTGGCGCTCGCCGACCGGCTCGGCGGCCTGCTGACCCGTGACCGCCTTGTGGACGACAGGAGCTGA
- a CDS encoding lysophospholipid acyltransferase family protein, producing MTAARDEQSSTGTGARVIPIESAPSWTGSAGPDQGQGLADRLAGSLGSLLAGRAGAAAESLLGKGWEERAAAGLGFLRRRITGDYEVDEFGFDRELTEEVFLGALRPLAEKYFRIEVRGTEHLPAEGGALVVANHSGVLPLDALMTQVAIHDHTPGRRHLRMLAADLVFMLPVVGELARKAGHTLACNEDAQALLERGEVVGVWPEGFKGIGKPFSERYKLQRFGRGGFVASALRAQVPIVPCSIVGAEETYPMLGNAKTLARLLGLPYLPITPTFPWLGPLGAIPLPTKWTIQFGEPIPTDRYAPEAAEDPMLVFNLTDEVRETIQHTLYRLLVERRSVFF from the coding sequence ATGACCGCCGCCCGCGACGAGCAGAGCAGCACGGGGACCGGGGCCCGGGTGATCCCGATCGAGTCCGCGCCGAGCTGGACCGGCTCGGCCGGTCCCGACCAGGGCCAGGGCCTGGCCGACCGCCTGGCCGGCTCGCTGGGCTCCCTGCTGGCCGGCCGGGCCGGCGCCGCCGCCGAGTCGCTGCTCGGCAAGGGCTGGGAGGAGCGCGCCGCCGCCGGGCTCGGCTTCCTGCGCCGCCGGATCACCGGCGACTACGAGGTGGACGAGTTCGGCTTCGACCGGGAGCTGACCGAAGAGGTGTTCCTCGGCGCGCTGCGCCCGCTGGCCGAGAAGTACTTCCGGATCGAGGTGCGCGGCACCGAGCACCTCCCGGCCGAGGGCGGTGCGCTGGTGGTGGCCAACCACTCCGGGGTGCTGCCGCTGGACGCGCTGATGACCCAGGTGGCGATCCACGACCACACCCCGGGCCGGCGGCACCTGCGGATGCTCGCCGCAGACCTGGTCTTCATGCTGCCGGTGGTCGGCGAGCTGGCCCGCAAGGCCGGGCACACCCTGGCCTGCAACGAGGACGCCCAGGCGCTGCTGGAGCGCGGCGAGGTGGTCGGGGTCTGGCCGGAGGGCTTCAAGGGCATCGGCAAGCCGTTCAGCGAGCGGTACAAGCTGCAGCGGTTCGGCCGTGGCGGCTTCGTGGCCTCGGCGCTGCGGGCCCAGGTGCCGATCGTGCCCTGCTCCATCGTCGGGGCCGAGGAGACCTATCCGATGCTGGGCAACGCCAAGACGCTGGCCCGGCTGCTCGGTCTGCCGTACCTGCCGATCACCCCGACCTTCCCCTGGCTGGGACCGCTGGGCGCGATCCCGCTGCCCACCAAGTGGACGATCCAGTTCGGCGAGCCGATCCCGACCGACCGCTACGCCCCCGAGGCGGCCGAGGATCCGATGCTGGTCTTCAACCTCACCGACGAAGTCCGGGAGACCATCCAGCACACCCTCTACCGGCTGCTGGTGGAGCGCCGGTCGGTGTTCTTCTAG
- a CDS encoding DUF5667 domain-containing protein, with product MTANVLEHRRAKAFAEALEAHRTGQAASGAPMGDLLDTATALSALSVPGLDPEVRVVQRARLMAAFEQTVGGGLATVPRQRDHRRLDRLTRRRWGRRFAITGMIAGVTVGSLAGVAAASSDALPGDPLYGMKRHLEGLRLDLADNDAERGALLLDQASTRLAEARGLVGRTPVDGLSPDTVNRLNSALRDMHAEAAKGRDLLRSVYRANGSLDPLRKLAAFTQTQDDHWNALQSHLPTQLTPVAGQMDQLFGDLNQEVGPLQHDSATGHPVTPGAGGSASSTTPGGPASGARQDDPSQGSGPGQSAGATRPGGGSPAAGQGLLSSSGGNPVGGLVSGLTGTLTGTNASPAASPAPAGGGAPSDQSGQAGPTDTPAASPAAPSGSPAGVGQALNLPPLIPGLLPGLGLGDKG from the coding sequence GTGACGGCAAATGTGCTGGAGCACCGGCGGGCGAAGGCCTTCGCCGAGGCGCTGGAGGCCCACCGGACAGGACAGGCCGCGAGTGGCGCACCCATGGGTGACCTGCTCGACACCGCGACGGCGCTCAGCGCCCTCTCCGTGCCCGGTCTGGACCCAGAGGTGCGGGTGGTGCAACGAGCCCGGCTGATGGCCGCGTTCGAGCAGACCGTCGGCGGCGGCCTGGCCACGGTGCCGCGCCAGCGGGACCACCGGCGGCTCGACCGACTGACCCGGCGCCGCTGGGGCCGCCGGTTCGCCATCACCGGGATGATCGCGGGAGTGACGGTGGGCAGCCTCGCGGGGGTGGCCGCCGCCAGCTCCGACGCGCTACCGGGCGATCCGCTGTACGGCATGAAGCGCCATCTGGAGGGCCTGCGGCTGGACTTGGCCGACAATGACGCCGAGCGCGGCGCCCTGCTGCTCGACCAGGCCTCCACCCGGCTGGCCGAGGCCCGCGGCCTGGTCGGCCGCACCCCCGTCGACGGCCTGAGCCCCGACACGGTCAACCGGCTCAACTCCGCGCTGCGGGACATGCACGCGGAGGCCGCCAAGGGCCGCGACCTGCTCCGCTCGGTCTACCGGGCGAACGGCTCGCTCGACCCGCTGCGCAAGCTGGCCGCCTTCACCCAGACGCAGGACGACCACTGGAACGCCCTGCAGTCCCATCTGCCCACCCAACTGACCCCGGTGGCCGGCCAGATGGACCAGCTCTTCGGCGACCTCAACCAGGAGGTCGGCCCGCTGCAGCACGACTCGGCCACCGGGCACCCGGTCACGCCCGGCGCCGGCGGCAGCGCGAGCTCGACCACCCCCGGCGGCCCGGCCTCCGGCGCCCGCCAGGACGACCCGTCCCAGGGCAGCGGCCCTGGCCAGTCGGCCGGTGCCACCCGGCCCGGCGGCGGCTCCCCGGCGGCCGGCCAGGGCCTGCTGTCCTCCTCGGGCGGCAACCCGGTCGGCGGCCTGGTCAGCGGGCTGACCGGCACGTTGACCGGCACCAACGCCTCCCCTGCCGCCTCGCCGGCGCCCGCCGGCGGCGGGGCCCCGAGCGACCAGAGCGGCCAGGCCGGCCCGACCGACACGCCGGCGGCCTCGCCGGCCGCCCCGAGCGGCAGCCCGGCCGGGGTCGGCCAGGCGCTCAACCTGCCGCCGCTGATCCCGGGCCTGCTGCCCGGCTTGGGGCTGGGCGACAAGGGCTGA
- a CDS encoding ECF subfamily RNA polymerase sigma factor, BldN family has product MRSLRLLRTLVQSQLLPTAPQLVPVGVPLPAQSALRSTATGAAARVRTGQLPGSTGARGRSRSLPQQGTEAEPNPIMELVERAQAGESEAFGRLYDHYCDTVYRYIYYRVGSRATAEDLTSETFLRALRRIGTFTWQGRDFGAWLVTIARNLVADHFKSSRFRLEVTTGEMLDSNECERSPEDSVLESLSNAALLDAVRRLNPQQQECVTLRFLQGLSVAETARIMGKNEGAIKTLQYRAVRTLARLLPPDAR; this is encoded by the coding sequence CTGCGCAGCCTGCGCCTGCTGCGCACCCTGGTGCAGAGTCAGCTGCTGCCGACGGCACCGCAGTTGGTCCCGGTCGGCGTTCCGCTGCCGGCCCAGTCGGCGCTGCGCTCCACCGCCACCGGGGCGGCCGCCCGGGTCAGGACCGGGCAGCTGCCGGGCTCCACCGGTGCCCGGGGCCGCTCCCGCTCGCTGCCGCAGCAGGGCACCGAGGCCGAGCCGAACCCGATCATGGAACTGGTCGAGCGCGCCCAGGCCGGCGAGAGCGAGGCCTTCGGCCGGCTCTACGACCACTACTGCGACACGGTCTACCGCTACATCTACTACCGGGTCGGCAGCCGGGCCACGGCCGAGGACCTCACCAGCGAGACCTTCCTGCGCGCGCTGCGCCGGATCGGCACCTTCACCTGGCAGGGCCGGGACTTCGGCGCCTGGCTGGTGACCATCGCCCGCAACCTGGTCGCCGACCACTTCAAGTCCAGCCGGTTCCGGCTGGAGGTCACCACCGGCGAGATGCTCGACTCCAACGAGTGCGAACGCAGCCCGGAGGACTCGGTATTGGAGTCGCTCTCCAACGCGGCCCTGCTGGATGCGGTGCGCCGGCTCAATCCGCAGCAGCAGGAGTGCGTCACCCTGCGGTTCCTGCAGGGGCTGTCGGTGGCCGAGACCGCCCGGATCATGGGCAAGAACGAGGGCGCCATCAAGACCCTGCAGTACCGCGCGGTGCGCACCCTGGCCCGGCTGCTGCCACCGGACGCCCGCTGA